One part of the Phycisphaeraceae bacterium genome encodes these proteins:
- a CDS encoding ketoacyl-ACP synthase III — protein sequence MPSAIQTRDTSPVLASIAGLGHYLPETTITNKDLEALVDTSDSWITSRTGISSRRRAGAGQATSDLAIEASRAALDDANIDAADIDMILLATATPDLPVPSSACIIQNALGASNAGAMDINAGCSGFLYALHTACAFVRSGQARRVLAIGSETLTRITDYTDRRTCVLFGDGAGACVIADHGRMDLIYSQVRSDGSQADLIQIPAGGSRTPASSQTIADHQHFLQLDGTRVFKQAVRRMVEAAHEGLAATGLSASDVSWVIPHQANARILTAVAEQVGIAVPRVVNDIAETGNTSAASVPIALNRARSAGVFEPGQLIMLLAFGAGLTWACQILRYTDSNE from the coding sequence ATGCCTTCCGCAATACAGACACGTGACACATCGCCAGTTCTCGCGTCGATCGCGGGGCTCGGGCACTATCTGCCGGAAACAACGATCACCAACAAGGACCTTGAAGCGCTTGTCGATACGAGCGATTCGTGGATCACGTCGCGCACAGGCATCAGCAGCCGGCGGCGTGCTGGTGCAGGACAGGCCACCAGCGATCTTGCGATCGAAGCCTCGCGCGCTGCATTGGACGATGCGAACATCGACGCGGCCGACATCGACATGATCCTGCTCGCGACCGCCACGCCCGATCTTCCCGTGCCATCGAGCGCGTGCATTATCCAGAACGCGCTGGGCGCGTCGAACGCCGGCGCGATGGACATCAACGCGGGCTGCTCAGGTTTTCTGTACGCACTCCACACCGCGTGCGCATTCGTGCGCAGCGGACAGGCGCGGCGTGTGCTCGCGATCGGGTCTGAGACACTGACGCGCATAACCGACTACACAGATCGACGCACGTGCGTACTCTTCGGCGACGGCGCTGGCGCGTGCGTCATCGCCGATCATGGCAGGATGGACCTGATCTACTCGCAGGTGCGCAGCGACGGCTCGCAGGCCGATCTCATTCAGATCCCCGCGGGGGGCAGCCGCACTCCCGCGTCAAGCCAGACCATTGCAGATCATCAGCACTTCCTGCAACTCGATGGTACACGCGTGTTCAAGCAGGCCGTGCGGAGAATGGTCGAAGCCGCGCACGAAGGGCTCGCCGCAACGGGGCTGTCGGCATCAGACGTCTCGTGGGTGATACCGCATCAGGCCAACGCGCGCATCCTCACCGCCGTTGCCGAGCAGGTTGGAATCGCCGTCCCCCGCGTCGTTAACGACATCGCAGAAACGGGCAACACGTCGGCAGCCAGTGTGCCAATCGCGCTCAACCGCGCGCGATCCGCTGGCGTGTTCGAGCCGGGTCAGCTCATCATGCTGCTGGCCTTTGGCGCCGGACTGACATGGGCATGCCAGATCCTCCGCTACACTGATTCCAACGAGTAG